The window atccgggactattgtggaaatcggccgaccgacgaaagatggtttctccaccagtgacagATTCATCTCTAGAATTGGACTTTTTTTGTGTGTCCAGATTTATCTGTAgaattagacttttttttttacggagggagtactccggTAAGCACAAGGCCGAATTTTtctcatttttaattttaatttttttaatatttatagaaatattataccatcCAAAATATTTACACAAATGGCCCCTGTCGTCCAAGTAGAGGGCGTCAAGGTGTACGCATTTTGCACTTAGGTCCCTTGCCGTCCTCTACAAGGGCTGCAAGGGGGTAAATGCAATTTTTGTCCTGCcaaaaaatgcattttttctttttttttttcaacttgtcCGTCCCTCACGTCACTTCTGTAAATGTTTATATTTACGCCGGTACaatatttctataaatattaaaaaataaaaatttaaaatgaaaaaataCCGCACAGGGCCCATCCACAAACTCAGATGGGCCGGCCCGTCAACCATCCGCGTGGCCCACTtaattgagagagagagagagagagagagagagagagatcgtcTTCAATCGCGTGGCACCTCAACACCGCcacgcgcctcctcctcccctcccctccactccgcgagccgccacctcctccgccgccgacgacgacgacgacgccgcatccccaaccctagccgccgctcgGCGGTGCTGCGACGTAGGAGCGGGTCTCCTCTCTGCATGATCCGTTAGGGCTACCGAGCCGATCGACCGGCGGGCCTAAAACCCTAGCCGAGAGAGGCTGCGGgttgggtgggggtgggggcgtGCTCGACTCTCCGGCGGCGCCATGAAGCTGACGGTGAAGACCCTCAAGGGCACCCAGTTCGAGATCCGGGTGCAGCCCAACGACACCGTGAGAAATTTTCCCCCCTACGCCCATTTCGATTTTCTTTTCCCCGTCTCGTGTGTAGCTTTCGTTAGTGGGGAGATGGAGAATTTTTGCTAGGGTTTCCACCAATGTAGATGCGAGGTAGCCATTGAGTCCTGCTCCGCTAGGGTTTCGTTTCAGCAAGTATGGCTCACCTCGTTGGAGGGCTCGTTGTTTGCTGTTATTTagttatttattattatatggtAATGTAGTGGATATGCCTGGATGATGATAGTCCCTCGGAGCTGTGTTCGTGAGGATGGATGGATTAAGCTGCAGGCTTGGAGCTATCGTCTGCTTTGGACTCATAGTTTTACAGTGTGTTCATGATGATTCAGGCGCAGCAATGTTAGCAAGTGGTTACTGTCCGAAAGGAGCTATCGTCTCCTTTGAAATATTGAATGCATAGCATTGTACTGGCTGATTACTGGATAAAAGTAAAACTTGTCAGGTTTCACTGGGGGATGATAATTCCATCCAAAACCAGTATTTGAAACCCTGGGTGCAACAGGGGTTTAGATATTTATTTCTTGTCTGCTACGTCTTCTATAATTATAGCAAAAATGGCTCTGCTACATATATAACCGTTCCAGGATTTTTCTGTTTGTACACTATGGAACAGATTATGGCTGTCAAGAAGATCATTGAAGAGATACAAGGAAAGGATAGCTACCCATGGGGCCAACAGTTGCTGATTCACAATGGCAAGGTTTTGAAAGATGAAAGTACATTGGAAGAGAACAAAGTCAGTGAAGTTGGGTTTTTAGTTGTCATGCTTAGTAAGGTAGGCCGCGTATGTGCTGTATATAATTTAAATGGTGATGTTATTTATTACGCTTCATTTAATTCTTTTCTGACTGGATGCTGGGTGTAACGGTGCAGCAAACTTAGTTGTTAAGGAAAACACGATGACGttccatatactccctccatcccataaaaaacaaacctagtacaagatgtgacacatccttcATATTCATactactaggatgtgtcacatcccatAGTAGGTttgtttttatgggacggagggagttaaTAGCATAAACAGTTAAACAATAACTTGCGAGACGTAATCATTTTGTGGATATTCATAAACGATGAATATGCCTGGCTCTGGCCTCATTTAATGCATGTTGGTTTTCTGATAATCTGACATGGGCGAATAAGGAACATGATTAATAGTCCTTTCCACGTAGCAGCTATACTATGGGTAGTTTCTTCTATGCCACAGTACCAAACTTAATTGACACCTGAATCGTTCTTATGCTTCTTTCTATGATTAATTTTCATGACCTGTCAACAGTCGCTTCTCTATCTACTGGCTTTACAGTTACCATTATCTATAATCACATTATCCGACATTTCCTCTCATGCTTGTACTCTTCTTGTGTTGCTTTGGAAGACATGATTATTTACTTAATCTCTGATTCTCTGCAGAGTAAAGCTTCTGGTTCCAGTGGAGCTTTAAGTTCACTGGTAATACTATTACTTTTTAGATGTATatgcaaatgtttttttttttcatttactgACTGCATGATCCGTTATTAGACTTCAAGCACCCCTTTGACCAGGCAAGAAACTCCTGCGGATGCTTCACGAGCAGCTCCTCAACCCCTGTGAGTGCACTATTGACTTTCTTTTTTGCATCTTCCCCATTCATATAAGGTATTACTCACTAGGTGGATGTATTGTGCTCTTGCAGAGTTGCACCTACAAGAACACCCCAGCCCGAAAGGCCACCTGCGGAGTATGTTTCCAGTCTGCAATCAATATTTGTGCTATGTCCTTTTTTGCCACTAATATCCTTGTTTCGTGACGTGGTCACTCCGAAGGAAAATTCCTTTCTTTAAATTTGATAGCACACTCAAATCATTCAACATTTCATACATTACCACATCTGATAAGGTTCCATTGTGAAGACTGGCATACACGCATACGTGATAAGATGAACTAATAAATTGTGGTCtgcgagagaggaggggaaaaaaacaCACTTGCTAGCTATCAGCAGGAAGTTAGGCTTTAGTCCTGATCAATTTTGGGATTCTAATAGCTATGGAAGATAGATCTGAATTGGTCTTATGAATATGGGTTCCACTGTTTACTTTCTAATGAAATATACTTTATATGCTTGCTaaaacttatttttattttagagcCCCTTCAAACGCATATGGTCAAGCAGCATCAAATCTATTGTCGGGAAGCAATCTTGACACTACGATTAACCAGCTGATGGAAATGGGTGGTGGCAGTTGGGACAGAGATAAAGTCCAAAGAGCTCTACGTGCAGCTTATAACAACCCAGAGCGTGCTGTTGAATATCTATATTCTGTATGTTCTGTTTCCTCCTGTAAATGTttgttattcttttttttctaacgtTAATAGATAATGTTTGTTTCTCCCAAACATTAGGGCATTCCAATTACAGCGGAGGTTGCTGTTCCAGCAGGTGGTCAAGGGGCAAACACAACCGAGCCATCTTCTACTAGGGAAGCCAGTCTGTCTGGAATTCCAAACGCATCCCCGTTAAATCTTTTCCCACAGGTTTATATGCTATCTTGGTTATTCATTACCATCGCCTACTATTGCATGTATTTAACAATTGAAATTTAGCAGGGCGATGCAAATGATGGAGGTGGTGCTGGTGGTGGAACACTTGAGTTCCTTAGACATAACCAACAGGTTGTCATCCTCTCTGTTTTgccatataagattatttttgttttttgttcagTATAATTTTCCTGAGCAAATATTTGGTTTTTTAATATAGTGTTTCTTGAATATATAAATTATGTTGCCATTGTTTGTCTGGTACCGGATAACTACCTTTTAGCTTTTCATAGCCAGCAATGGAGCCACTGTATGCATGATAAGATGCTTTTGATGCTGCTAGCATTGTTTCtgatttattattgttattttgATAGCATACCCTGTCATCTTTTGTGCTTGAACAGCGCACCACCCTGTATGGTGTGAGCATCAACTTAGTGAAACTTCCATatcatgttttccttttttgagACAGGACCTAATGTTCACATCATTTTGGTACCCTCATGCGTATTCGAGAAAAAAAAGCATCATTTTGGTATACCTCCATTCAGTATAACGTTGCGTTGTTTGAATTGTTGAAGTATAACACCGCTATCTTCACTATTTTGCAGTTTCAGGCGCTTCGGGAAATGGTTCATACTAACCCACAAATATTGCAGGTCATTTATCTTGTTTGACATGTTTACATGCTATGGATTATCTTGTATAGCCTGCTATGGCTTATTTTGTATCACCTGCCTAATCTTTGTGCTGGTATCATGTTATAGCCTATGCTCCAGGAACTGAGCAAGAAGAATCCTCAACTTCTGAGGTTGATTCAGGAGAACCATGATGAGTTCCTTCAGTTAATAAATGAGCCCTTTGATGGTGCTGATGGGTATGAACTGTTCATCTGCTTGATTCAATTCTGGTTTCATTTGATTTGTTATAGGGTTATAGGATTCGTTAAtgcgaaatgaaaaaaaaatcaattataaacttgaaatgCCATTGGTATGTTCTCTGTGTTGCTTCAGCACACTCCCATAACTTCTTTCAATGGATTTTCCTCGGTGCTACTTGTACAATATGGTTACACCTTTTTATGGACTTTCTGTGGTAGTACGTGTGCATTACTCCGGTATTCATTTGCACTCGCCTGCTTCCTGATGATACAGGGACTTCTTAGACCAACCTGACCAGGATGAGATGCCCCATTCTATCAATGTCACACCTGAAGAGCAAGAGGCGATTGGACGGGTATGTACAACATAGTTAACTCACTTATTACCTCTTGTTACAGAAGTATATACAGTGTACATAACATTACATAACAACAATGTTTTGAATTATTTTCATGCTTCAGCTTGAAGGCATGGGATTTGACAGAGCACGTGTCATCGAAGCATTCTTCGCCTGTGACAGGAACGAGCAACTCGCAGCAAATTACCTTCTTGAACATGCTGCTGATGAAGATTAGATGGAATTATTTAAACCCGGTGAGAACTCTTGCCATGTCCTGGCCGACTGTTTCCCTGTCTTTGGTTCAGTAGGAAACCATGCACTAACGATTATGTTTTATTTGTGGGGGCCATGACAGCTTATTCTGTACACCTGCCCTGCAATTTATCAGACTTTTGAAGTTTGCGGGTGCTTTGGATCCAAATTGAACAAGCTGAGATGGAGCTAACACCGCGTTGCATCGATTTATCTCTTGTACAATACTTGCTTTATTTAATTGCTGGCTTAGCATTCAAATACATGGCTTAACATTTATTCGAGCTGTCTGAGGGACGGATCCTTTTGTCCATCCGTTTTTAGCCAGAAATTTCAATGGATGTGAATTGTGTTGACCACATTTTCTGTCCTGTTTGTGTTATTCAATTCGTGATTTCTAGAGCAGTAAATATAGTGTGCAGAAAACATTGCGATTGTCGAGAACAGAGCTCCGTTGCATTATTAGCCCCTTCTCAAGGCGAGAATGGGACAATTGCTCTTACAAAATCGCTACTCAATTCAAAATAGGCCAGGACTCCTTTGGAATGTTGGAAATTTACAGGATTATTACGGACATTAGtttaaatcctataaaattcttgTGAATTTCCACCAATCCAAATGAGGTTCCCTCACATCTCCGATACATCATCTCATAGTGTGCAGCATAGCTTGGAGTCGATGGATGCCAGGCAAATGCACAATGCCTGGTAGCCAGTCAATGGGTACCTACAACAAACGATGCTTATGCTAATGAATCTTTGCTCTTTGACTGataaaaaaattcagaattacaCCCTGCTATGATGAAGATTattgctttctttttttaactTACCTGAAGTCCATAATGTACTTGGATTTGCCAATCCTACCAAGCTGCAATATTGTCTGCCTTCCTTTCTCCTGCCAAACAAAGCAAAATTACTCACAGTTTGTTCCGTTGTGATAGCCATGAGATTCCAATCAGATCCAACAATTAGAGTTCAGGAGTGTGGCAACAGCATAAGGTTGCTCTGTTTACCTCCAAAGTCATCTGGAAGTTCTTCACCGATGGCTGCACCTTGTATCCCATCCTCCCTGCCCTCTCTCTGAAGTCCAGTTCATACCGTTTTGTCATCTGTGAACGATGAATGCAGCAGGACAAACATCTTGCTATCAGCTTACTCTGAATCTTGGCATAGTATCAATCAAATAACAAGAGTCATTTTAAAATCTTAAGAGAGAAATTGCATACATTGTTGTAGAAAGGAGATCTTGAGCAGAGCTGATCAGCCTTGATCTTCTTCTCTTGCCAATCCTTTGGAAGCCCACTGATGTGctgaatctgaaaaaaaaattgaacattcCAAAAACCACATTCTTAGCCTAATGAATTATTCCACTGAATTTCCAACCTCCACAACAGGAAATTCACTTGCCTGAGCTGAATTGCTGTTCTTCAGATGAATGGATTGGTTCTTGGGAATCCAAGCCCTCATGCTTCTGAAGCTCCCTGTAAGCGTAGTAACAGTAGGCGCAAACCTGCACAAAACCAAAACCTGACAAATTCAACAAAAATCACTCAAAAACCTTCACAATTCCTGCATGAAATGACCCCAAACGGATATCGAATCTCACGCGACGACGCCGAGGAGCCGCTTCGACTGGCTCTTGATCTCATCCACCCTGTTCCCCTGCATTTGCAACCATGGACAGTTGAACACCCACATCAATGGCGGCTCATCTCCAATTCTCCATCAAACTATCACcatgaggaaggagagagagagagagagagagagagagagagagagagagagagagagagagagagagagaggaggttgtGGTTTGTTGTACCTGGCCCCAGATTCGGTATCTGGATCCGACGAGGTTTGAGCTCAATGTGCCGAGGAAGTTCTTGTCGGAGGTGCAGAAGATGCCGTCCAGATTCTGCGCCACCACGAACTCcgacctccctctcctcctccggtgccgcgccaccgccagctTCCTGTCCTGCCGCCCCTGcccctcctgcgccgccgccgccgattagACTCgctcaagcaagcaagcaaccagAGAGGAAGATTTGGATGAAGGATGGAAGAGGCTCACGTTGGTGTAGAGGGAGTAGAGCGCGACGCCACGggcgcctgcggcggcggcggcgagagtcTCCTTGGCGATGATGCAGGTGCACCTGCCGACGtcgagggggagagggcggcagaGGAGGGCGCGGTTGGGGAGCGTCGCCCATGAcgaggccggcgccgcctcgtTGTCGGAGAGGTCCCACGCCtcgtacgacgacgacgtcggcagcggcagcggcggcggcggtggcggcggtggaagtAGCAGCTCCCTCCCCCTCGGCCCCATCCTCACCTGCAACCCCGCCACCAACGCCACCGCCGGAGacgacccctcctcctcctcctccctctccttctcctcctcggcctTCATGCGAACCTGCAGCGACGACGGcttcagcggcggcgccggcggcaccaccaccgccaccaccacaggCGGCTTCTTCTCCCCTCCATCCTTCCCCCGCCCAATCTCGGTGGGCACCTcgttctccttctccttctccttcgccgccgcagccgcagccgcgccgccgcgagcccgTCTCTCGACCGTGCCAGCGTTGGAGCTGATGGGGCGGAGGGGCTCCCGCTTCGTGGCCGCCATGGGAGGCGAGGCGCGAGAGCTCGCGAGTtctgtgtgtgtgagagagagaggttgtgtgtttgtcttattcaaattgTGGGGGTTGGGTTTGTGATTTGTGGTGGTGATTTGGAGGGa of the Oryza sativa Japonica Group chromosome 2, ASM3414082v1 genome contains:
- the LOC4328500 gene encoding ubiquitin receptor RAD23b; the protein is MKLTVKTLKGTQFEIRVQPNDTIMAVKKIIEEIQGKDSYPWGQQLLIHNGKVLKDESTLEENKVSEVGFLVVMLSKSKASGSSGALSSLTSSTPLTRQETPADASRAAPQPLVAPTRTPQPERPPAEAPSNAYGQAASNLLSGSNLDTTINQLMEMGGGSWDRDKVQRALRAAYNNPERAVEYLYSGIPITAEVAVPAGGQGANTTEPSSTREASLSGIPNASPLNLFPQGDANDGGGAGGGTLEFLRHNQQFQALREMVHTNPQILQPMLQELSKKNPQLLRLIQENHDEFLQLINEPFDGADGDFLDQPDQDEMPHSINVTPEEQEAIGRLEGMGFDRARVIEAFFACDRNEQLAANYLLEHAADED
- the LOC107276884 gene encoding tubby-like protein 4, translated to MAATKREPLRPISSNAGTVERRARGGAAAAAAAKEKEKENEVPTEIGRGKDGGEKKPPVVVAVVVPPAPPLKPSSLQVRMKAEEEKEREEEEEGSSPAVALVAGLQVRMGPRGRELLLPPPPPPPPLPLPTSSSYEAWDLSDNEAAPASSWATLPNRALLCRPLPLDVGRCTCIIAKETLAAAAAGARGVALYSLYTNEGQGRQDRKLAVARHRRRRGRSEFVVAQNLDGIFCTSDKNFLGTLSSNLVGSRYRIWGQGNRVDEIKSQSKRLLGVVAFAPTVTTLTGSFRSMRAWIPKNQSIHLKNSNSAQIQHISGLPKDWQEKKIKADQLCSRSPFYNNMTKRYELDFRERAGRMGYKVQPSVKNFQMTLEEKGRQTILQLGRIGKSKYIMDFRYPLTGYQALCICLASIDSKLCCTL
- the LOC4328500 gene encoding ubiquitin receptor RAD23b isoform X1, giving the protein MKLTVKTLKGTQFEIRVQPNDTIMAVKKIIEEIQGKDSYPWGQQLLIHNGKVLKDESTLEENKVSEVGFLVVMLSKSKASGSSGALSSLTSSTPLTRQETPADASRAAPQPLVAPTRTPQPERPPAEAPSNAYGQAASNLLSGSNLDTTINQLMEMGGGSWDRDKVQRALRAAYNNPERAVEYLYSGIPITAEVAVPAGGQGANTTEPSSTREASLSGIPNASPLNLFPQQGDANDGGGAGGGTLEFLRHNQQFQALREMVHTNPQILQPMLQELSKKNPQLLRLIQENHDEFLQLINEPFDGADGDFLDQPDQDEMPHSINVTPEEQEAIGRLEGMGFDRARVIEAFFACDRNEQLAANYLLEHAADED